Proteins encoded in a region of the Candidatus Margulisiibacteriota bacterium genome:
- a CDS encoding nitroreductase family protein translates to MDVKTAINERRAYRSLIPVKITPELITELATCAGLSASCFNKQPWRFVFVYEAEQLAKLKTAMSTGNEWTYDDSMIVAVCCKKEDDCVMKDGREYFMFDTGMATALLILRATELGLVAHPISGYNQKNAKEILVVPEEMTLLTLVNIGKHTTTISPRLSGDQIEAEKARPPRLPLEQFAFHNKYGAASA, encoded by the coding sequence ATGGACGTCAAGACCGCCATTAACGAACGGCGCGCCTACCGCTCCCTGATCCCGGTCAAAATCACTCCGGAATTAATTACCGAACTGGCGACCTGCGCCGGTCTTTCCGCTTCCTGCTTCAACAAACAACCCTGGCGCTTCGTTTTCGTCTATGAAGCGGAACAACTGGCGAAGCTAAAGACGGCGATGTCAACCGGGAATGAATGGACCTATGATGATTCGATGATCGTCGCCGTCTGCTGTAAAAAAGAAGACGACTGCGTGATGAAAGACGGGCGTGAATATTTTATGTTCGACACCGGAATGGCGACCGCCCTTCTGATTCTCCGCGCGACCGAGCTGGGCCTTGTCGCCCACCCGATCTCCGGTTACAACCAAAAAAATGCTAAGGAAATCTTAGTTGTCCCGGAAGAGATGACCCTCTTGACCCTGGTCAATATCGGCAAACATACAACGACAATCAGCCCGCGCCTCTCCGGCGACCAGATCGAGGCTGAAAAGGCCAGGCCGCCGCGGCTCCCGCTCGAACAATTCGCTTTCCATAATAAGTATGGCGCCGCTTCTGCCTAG
- a CDS encoding thioredoxin domain-containing protein, producing MVREISDREFVTEVEEGKGVAFVDFWAPWCGPCRAMAPAYEKVAAKYPAAKFLKINTTDHVEKAGELGVTGIPCIIVFKDGKEIDRLIGMRPEPVFEAEVKRFLKA from the coding sequence ATGGTTAGAGAGATTTCAGACCGGGAATTCGTGACCGAAGTTGAAGAGGGAAAAGGGGTGGCGTTCGTCGATTTTTGGGCTCCCTGGTGCGGTCCCTGCCGGGCCATGGCGCCGGCCTACGAAAAAGTCGCGGCTAAATATCCGGCGGCCAAGTTCCTGAAGATCAATACGACCGATCATGTCGAAAAAGCCGGTGAACTCGGCGTGACCGGCATTCCCTGCATCATTGTTTTTAAGGACGGCAAGGAAATTGATCGGCTGATCGGCATGCGGCCGGAGCCGGTCTTCGAAGCGGAGGTTAAACGCTTTCTGAAAGCCTAG
- a CDS encoding metalloregulator ArsR/SmtB family transcription factor, translating to MINREIEKQAELLKAVGHPARLAIVKGLAENECNVNKMVAGLALPQSTVSQHLNVLKAAGVIEGERRGVKVCYRVVDPFIRKVLQIK from the coding sequence ATGATTAATAGGGAGATTGAAAAACAAGCGGAATTACTGAAAGCGGTGGGGCATCCCGCCCGGCTGGCGATCGTCAAAGGGTTGGCCGAGAACGAATGCAACGTCAATAAAATGGTTGCCGGGCTTGCTCTGCCGCAATCGACCGTTTCCCAGCATTTGAACGTTTTAAAAGCGGCCGGCGTTATTGAGGGGGAGCGCCGCGGCGTTAAGGTTTGTTACCGGGTCGTTGATCCTTTTATCAGAAAAGTTTTACAAATAAAATAG
- a CDS encoding GNAT family N-acetyltransferase, producing the protein MVMIRHARAADLPQIKSILKSVDEDIAAQSWDNFRVAEKSGIVVGIVKIDEYKDYCFLSSLALQPSEQNQGIASFLMAQSLAQTKKDVYIYTIIPEFFRRFGFAPTAPPPFLPKKDKMECARCHPALCVCMVKRHAA; encoded by the coding sequence ATGGTAATGATCAGGCACGCCCGGGCGGCCGACCTCCCCCAAATTAAAAGCATCCTTAAATCTGTTGACGAGGATATCGCCGCCCAAAGCTGGGACAATTTCCGGGTCGCGGAAAAGTCCGGGATCGTCGTCGGGATCGTGAAGATCGACGAATATAAAGACTATTGCTTCCTAAGTTCGCTGGCCTTACAACCGTCGGAACAAAACCAGGGAATTGCCAGCTTCCTCATGGCCCAATCACTGGCGCAAACCAAGAAAGATGTTTACATCTATACGATCATCCCGGAATTTTTTCGGCGTTTTGGGTTCGCCCCAACGGCGCCGCCCCCTTTTCTTCCCAAAAAGGACAAAATGGAGTGCGCGCGCTGTCACCCCGCGCTTTGCGTCTGCATGGTAAAACGACATGCGGCCTGA
- a CDS encoding phosphatidylglycerol lysyltransferase domain-containing protein — protein MRPEYPNFKNLEPADLPLLTEHLTRYQPTICELAVSNLYLWQDFDRGAYTFINGNLCFLIHLINDSPYFLEPVGDQKIEETIAVCLRHTGRLSRVSEKSLLTLPLKLLRAHCLRGQSDYVYLTKELAEFKGRRFDGKRNHIKKFKKHFPDYQYLPVTPAFKEQALALFEEWFEARKATQFFQKLAYTAQKTALTKAFDLFETLRLSGGAIVAEGKLKAFVIGSRLNKNTVTAHFQYSDTTAQGVTQTLWQEACSKTFADYPRINLEQDLGIPGLRKAKMSYYPEKIEQKYEIRPGIKRL, from the coding sequence ATGCGGCCTGAATACCCTAACTTTAAAAACCTGGAACCGGCGGATCTCCCTCTTTTGACTGAACACCTCACCCGCTATCAGCCGACAATCTGCGAACTGGCGGTTAGTAATCTCTATCTTTGGCAGGACTTTGACCGCGGCGCCTACACGTTTATCAACGGCAATCTCTGTTTCCTGATCCATCTGATAAACGACTCCCCTTATTTTCTTGAACCGGTCGGCGACCAAAAAATAGAGGAAACCATCGCGGTCTGTCTGCGGCACACCGGCCGGCTTTCGCGGGTTTCCGAAAAAAGCCTGCTCACGCTCCCCTTAAAACTATTGCGCGCCCATTGCCTGCGGGGGCAAAGCGACTATGTTTATCTCACCAAAGAATTGGCCGAATTCAAAGGGCGGCGCTTTGACGGCAAGCGCAACCATATCAAGAAATTCAAGAAGCATTTCCCCGACTATCAATATCTGCCCGTCACCCCCGCTTTTAAAGAACAAGCGTTAGCCCTCTTTGAGGAGTGGTTCGAGGCGCGTAAAGCGACCCAGTTCTTTCAAAAGCTCGCTTATACCGCCCAAAAAACCGCCTTAACCAAAGCGTTCGATCTCTTCGAAACTTTGCGGCTGTCCGGCGGGGCAATAGTTGCCGAAGGAAAACTTAAAGCCTTTGTGATCGGCAGTCGGCTGAATAAAAACACCGTTACGGCCCATTTCCAATACAGCGACACCACCGCCCAAGGGGTGACCCAGACTTTGTGGCAAGAAGCCTGCTCCAAAACATTTGCCGATTATCCCCGCATCAACCTGGAACAGGACCTGGGGATCCCCGGCCTGCGCAAAGCAAAAATGTCGTATTACCCGGAAAAGATCGAACAGAAATACGAGATCAGGCCTGGAATCAAGCGGCTTTAA
- a CDS encoding ferritin family protein, translating into MATFFHADEVLQGAVRIEENGEALYRKLAEQSGDPKFKEVFKYLAEQEVKHRGIFLALLSKLGHSPLSESFPGEYYEYLKGFADEHIFTPGLVAMFSAKELKDPAEGIAIALKAEIDSILYYLELKSLVPQAERPVLDKIIEEERRHYVRLLRLKAA; encoded by the coding sequence ATGGCAACTTTTTTCCACGCCGACGAAGTCCTGCAAGGGGCGGTCAGGATCGAAGAAAACGGGGAAGCGTTATACCGGAAACTGGCGGAGCAGTCGGGCGATCCGAAGTTTAAAGAGGTCTTTAAATATTTAGCGGAACAGGAAGTTAAACATCGAGGAATTTTTCTGGCCCTCCTTTCCAAGCTCGGCCATTCGCCGCTGTCCGAAAGCTTTCCCGGAGAATATTACGAGTATCTGAAAGGTTTTGCCGACGAGCATATTTTTACGCCGGGACTGGTCGCGATGTTTTCGGCCAAGGAGCTCAAAGACCCGGCGGAAGGGATCGCGATCGCCCTGAAAGCGGAGATCGATTCGATCCTCTATTACCTGGAGCTGAAAAGCCTGGTCCCGCAAGCGGAGCGGCCGGTTTTGGATAAGATCATTGAAGAGGAGCGGCGCCACTACGTCCGGTTGTTGCGGCTTAAAGCCGCTTGA
- a CDS encoding ferritin family protein, whose translation MNYNIAVEDIVKMAIKIEENGEMVYRYLTKQFEVEEIKQLFKLLADQETYHRSYFEGLLSTLIKGPQSQMSLDRDKLDYLKGFAGEHVFLPDNVLALVGKKIGSKIEVFDFALLAEKETAEFYEKLLGLIPVEERAGVERIIVQERNHYQILTKEKEKIINSGGK comes from the coding sequence ATGAATTATAATATCGCGGTTGAGGATATCGTTAAAATGGCCATTAAAATCGAAGAAAATGGGGAGATGGTTTATCGCTATCTGACCAAACAGTTCGAAGTTGAGGAGATCAAGCAACTTTTTAAATTGTTAGCGGACCAGGAGACTTATCACAGAAGTTACTTTGAGGGGCTTTTGTCTACATTGATAAAGGGGCCGCAATCTCAAATGAGCCTCGACCGGGATAAGCTTGATTATTTAAAGGGTTTTGCGGGTGAACATGTGTTTCTGCCGGACAATGTCTTGGCTTTGGTCGGTAAAAAAATCGGCTCGAAAATCGAAGTTTTTGATTTCGCGTTGCTGGCCGAGAAAGAGACGGCGGAGTTCTACGAAAAACTTTTAGGTTTAATCCCGGTGGAAGAAAGAGCGGGAGTGGAAAGGATAATCGTGCAAGAAAGAAACCATTACCAGATTTTGACCAAAGAAAAAGAAAAAATTATTAATTCGGGAGGGAAGTGA
- a CDS encoding thiamine pyrophosphate-dependent enzyme: MNYLTNSPNYWCPGCGNFAILNAMKGVLDELKAGGVPLETVVLAAGIGQHGKLADYLNLNSFYALHGRAIAGAEGIKLANSKLKVIVFVGDGDSYGEGLEHLLFAAKRNIDLTVVVHDNRVYALTTGQYTPTSPYGFKGRSTPGGTGEHPFNPLELLLSAGATYLARGYSAKIDQLKALIKEAVLHPGFALIDVLQVCVTFFNQYDNYNQRIYELVGHNHANYDEAFRKIREWNYDDEAKIALGKLYQTTRPTFEIPVKGGVNRAELVNTILKRMV; encoded by the coding sequence ATGAACTATCTGACTAATTCGCCTAATTATTGGTGTCCGGGGTGCGGCAATTTCGCGATCTTAAACGCGATGAAAGGGGTACTGGACGAACTTAAAGCCGGAGGCGTTCCCCTGGAGACGGTCGTCTTGGCGGCGGGGATCGGCCAGCATGGGAAGCTGGCCGACTATTTGAACCTCAACAGTTTTTACGCCCTGCACGGCCGGGCGATCGCCGGGGCAGAAGGGATCAAGCTGGCCAATTCCAAATTAAAGGTGATCGTCTTTGTCGGCGACGGCGATTCTTACGGTGAGGGGTTGGAGCATCTCCTCTTTGCCGCCAAGCGGAATATCGATCTGACCGTCGTGGTCCACGACAACCGGGTCTACGCGCTGACGACCGGCCAGTACACCCCGACTTCGCCTTATGGTTTCAAGGGGCGGTCAACGCCGGGCGGGACCGGCGAGCATCCGTTCAATCCGCTCGAACTTTTGCTTTCCGCCGGGGCGACCTACCTGGCCCGGGGTTATTCCGCCAAGATCGATCAGCTCAAAGCCTTGATCAAAGAGGCCGTGCTTCATCCCGGCTTCGCGCTGATCGATGTCCTGCAGGTTTGTGTTACTTTTTTTAATCAATACGATAATTATAATCAGCGGATCTACGAGCTGGTCGGCCACAATCACGCTAATTATGACGAGGCTTTCCGGAAGATCCGGGAGTGGAATTATGATGACGAGGCGAAAATAGCCCTCGGCAAGCTCTATCAGACGACCAGGCCGACCTTTGAAATTCCCGTTAAAGGAGGAGTTAATAGGGCCGAGCTGGTAAACACAATTTTAAAAAGGATGGTTTAA
- a CDS encoding 2-oxoacid:acceptor oxidoreductase subunit alpha, whose amino-acid sequence MDGLSIFIGGRAGDGIDQAAVLIAKLLNQLGFRLYVYRDYPSLIRGGHTFSIIRGAKNKIGSHRQTVDILLALNQDCIDKHKEKRHSKTVVVFDSEVVKTDGLGLPLTSLVKAAGAPAIVRNTAMLGALAKVLGLPWEKLENVLRANLKKEIEINLNLARQGYDAATVHLKVDQQNPDLLPFVTGNEALGLGLMAAGLDAYVAYPMTPSSTILHFLAQQAETFSLQVVHPESEIAVIMMALGFAYAGKKAAVGTSGGGFCLMTESLSFAGMAELPIVVVLGQRPGPSTGLPTYSCQTELNFALSAGQGEFTRLIVAPGDAEEAYYWSGVALRLAWQFQLPAIILTDKNVAEGAYSFDPASVKAFPEEKTLLWDGQGDYRRYAKTESGVSPLAFPGRAGAVVKINSYEHEEDGTTTEEAATTKTMQDKRLRKELALLKEIETLDAVAVYGKKSAKTAVVCWGSNKHLCLEATEKFDVRIVQPLVLNPLPLTLLRRALSGVEEIIVVEDNATGQLAQLLKAAGYKIDALVLNYDGRPLTVELLEERLARTIK is encoded by the coding sequence ATGGACGGACTTTCTATTTTCATCGGGGGCCGGGCGGGAGACGGGATCGACCAGGCCGCGGTCCTGATCGCCAAGCTTTTGAACCAGCTTGGTTTCCGGCTTTACGTCTATCGCGATTATCCCTCTCTGATCCGCGGCGGACATACCTTCTCCATCATTCGGGGAGCAAAAAACAAGATCGGCAGCCATCGCCAGACCGTTGATATTTTGCTTGCCTTGAACCAAGACTGCATTGATAAACATAAAGAGAAACGCCACAGCAAGACGGTGGTGGTCTTTGATTCCGAAGTGGTTAAAACTGACGGCTTGGGGCTGCCCTTAACTTCGCTGGTCAAAGCGGCGGGAGCCCCGGCGATCGTCCGCAACACCGCCATGCTTGGCGCTCTGGCGAAGGTCCTGGGTCTGCCGTGGGAAAAACTGGAGAATGTCCTCCGCGCCAACCTGAAGAAAGAAATTGAGATCAATTTAAACCTGGCCCGGCAGGGATATGACGCCGCCACGGTCCACTTGAAAGTCGACCAACAAAACCCCGATCTCTTGCCGTTTGTCACCGGCAACGAAGCGCTGGGCCTCGGCCTAATGGCGGCCGGGTTGGACGCTTATGTTGCTTATCCGATGACCCCATCGTCGACTATTCTTCATTTCCTTGCCCAACAGGCGGAAACGTTTAGTTTGCAGGTCGTCCACCCGGAGAGCGAGATCGCCGTGATCATGATGGCCCTTGGCTTTGCTTACGCCGGAAAAAAAGCGGCGGTTGGAACTTCCGGCGGCGGGTTTTGCCTGATGACCGAAAGCTTGAGCTTTGCCGGGATGGCGGAATTGCCGATCGTCGTGGTCTTGGGCCAGCGGCCGGGCCCAAGCACGGGCTTGCCGACCTATTCTTGCCAGACCGAACTGAACTTTGCTCTCTCGGCGGGACAGGGGGAATTTACCCGGCTGATCGTCGCGCCGGGGGACGCGGAGGAAGCTTATTACTGGAGCGGGGTCGCGCTCCGCTTGGCCTGGCAGTTCCAGTTGCCGGCGATCATTTTGACCGACAAGAACGTGGCTGAAGGAGCTTATAGTTTCGATCCCGCGTCCGTTAAAGCTTTCCCGGAAGAAAAAACGCTTTTGTGGGACGGGCAGGGCGATTATCGCCGCTACGCGAAAACGGAGAGCGGCGTCTCGCCGCTGGCTTTCCCGGGCCGGGCCGGAGCGGTCGTTAAGATCAACAGTTACGAACACGAAGAAGACGGGACGACGACTGAAGAGGCCGCGACAACTAAAACGATGCAGGACAAACGCTTGCGGAAAGAGCTGGCCTTGCTCAAAGAGATCGAAACACTTGACGCGGTCGCGGTTTACGGTAAGAAAAGCGCCAAAACGGCGGTTGTTTGCTGGGGTTCGAACAAACATTTGTGCCTTGAAGCGACCGAGAAGTTCGATGTTCGGATCGTTCAGCCGCTGGTCCTGAACCCGCTCCCCCTAACGCTGCTCCGGCGGGCCTTGTCGGGAGTTGAAGAAATAATTGTCGTTGAAGATAACGCGACCGGCCAGTTGGCGCAATTGCTGAAGGCGGCCGGTTATAAGATCGACGCGCTGGTCTTAAATTACGACGGCCGACCGCTGACCGTGGAATTACTGGAAGAGCGATTGGCGAGGACGATAAAATGA
- a CDS encoding MATE family efflux transporter, producing the protein MIKRLYHKFKERRDLTDGSIAKNIFFLATPMIVSNFLQTMFELVNMFWVGRLGSTALAAVAMSGSIIMVVMFMMMGIGVGTTAMVARAIGAKEHGRAERVVQQSLIIALVGSIILAVLGYVISAPLLQLLGATPEVMPLGTSYMHITFAGSFVIFFMFLIMAVLQGAGDTMTPMLILAFSILLNTILDPLLIFGVGFFPEMGVPGAALATIISRGIGCLVAFEVMIRGRSHIQLKLHDYKIDGSVISRILMIGFPASIQMTLRGLMGVVLMWVVAGFGTMAVAAYGVSIRLSMLLLMPGFAMGMAAATMVGHNLGAKKPERAVRTAWIASAIYGSFMAVMGLIFFVFAGPLIAFFDPNPEVVRIGAVIMQITGIGCPFIALGLILDRSISGAGDTMVTMINTFLSLWIIQIPLAIILSEQLGIGVDGVWYAGLIAQIALAALNLGWFLTGRWKHKKA; encoded by the coding sequence ATGATCAAACGGCTTTACCATAAATTTAAAGAACGGCGCGACTTAACCGATGGGAGCATCGCCAAGAACATCTTTTTCCTGGCGACCCCGATGATCGTCAGCAACTTTTTACAGACAATGTTTGAGCTGGTCAATATGTTCTGGGTTGGCCGGCTCGGTTCCACCGCTTTGGCGGCAGTGGCGATGAGCGGCTCGATCATCATGGTCGTGATGTTTATGATGATGGGGATCGGCGTCGGGACGACCGCCATGGTCGCCCGGGCGATCGGCGCCAAGGAGCATGGCCGGGCCGAACGAGTCGTCCAGCAATCGCTGATCATTGCTTTGGTCGGTTCAATTATATTAGCGGTCCTTGGCTATGTTATATCCGCGCCGCTATTGCAACTCCTGGGGGCGACGCCGGAAGTGATGCCGCTCGGGACAAGCTACATGCACATTACCTTTGCCGGGTCCTTTGTGATCTTCTTTATGTTCCTGATCATGGCGGTCCTGCAGGGGGCGGGGGACACGATGACCCCAATGCTGATCCTGGCTTTCTCGATCCTCCTGAACACGATCCTTGATCCGCTCCTGATCTTCGGAGTTGGTTTCTTTCCGGAAATGGGAGTCCCGGGCGCGGCTCTGGCGACGATCATTTCGCGCGGCATCGGTTGTTTGGTCGCCTTTGAGGTCATGATCCGGGGGCGGTCGCACATCCAATTGAAGCTCCATGATTATAAAATTGACGGTTCGGTCATTAGTCGAATCTTAATGATCGGCTTTCCCGCTTCGATCCAGATGACCCTGCGTGGCTTGATGGGAGTTGTCTTGATGTGGGTCGTGGCCGGTTTTGGGACGATGGCGGTCGCGGCTTATGGGGTTAGTATCAGGCTTAGCATGCTGCTTTTAATGCCGGGTTTTGCCATGGGGATGGCGGCGGCGACGATGGTCGGCCATAACCTGGGAGCGAAAAAACCGGAACGGGCGGTCCGGACCGCTTGGATCGCTTCGGCCATCTATGGGTCGTTTATGGCCGTAATGGGTTTGATCTTTTTTGTTTTTGCCGGCCCGTTGATCGCTTTTTTCGATCCTAATCCGGAAGTGGTCCGGATCGGGGCGGTGATCATGCAGATAACCGGGATCGGTTGCCCCTTTATCGCGCTGGGCTTGATCCTTGACCGTTCGATCTCGGGGGCGGGGGATACGATGGTGACGATGATCAACACTTTCTTGTCGCTCTGGATCATTCAGATCCCGTTGGCGATAATTCTTTCGGAACAGCTGGGGATCGGCGTCGACGGGGTCTGGTATGCCGGGCTGATTGCCCAGATCGCGTTGGCCGCTTTGAACCTCGGGTGGTTCCTGACCGGACGCTGGAAACATAAGAAAGCCTAG
- a CDS encoding methyltransferase domain-containing protein produces the protein MGKELIKRNFSRGAAAYDSEAILQKEMADRLYALTGVCPTRILDLGCGTGYLTRRLAEKFPLARVVGVDIAPGMIAEARERNQRANIKYLVADGEQYNDGQYDLIVANASLQWMKVEKVFNNVLKLLLPGGRFVFATFGPGTLAELKACGFRINDFPAPVKLAESLKSFSQVEVKTDLVRQTFPGVKELVGHLRSIGANSPINSEKPGKITGLKKRPFTASYEVIIGTAIK, from the coding sequence ATGGGTAAAGAACTGATCAAACGGAATTTTTCCCGCGGGGCCGCGGCTTACGATTCCGAGGCTATTTTACAAAAGGAAATGGCGGACCGGCTTTACGCTTTAACCGGGGTTTGTCCGACCAGGATCCTGGACCTGGGGTGCGGGACGGGCTACCTGACCAGACGGCTGGCGGAAAAATTCCCTCTCGCCAGGGTCGTGGGGGTTGATATCGCGCCGGGGATGATCGCCGAGGCCAGAGAGCGGAACCAGCGGGCGAACATCAAATATCTGGTTGCCGACGGTGAGCAATATAATGATGGCCAATATGACCTAATCGTCGCAAACGCTTCCCTGCAATGGATGAAAGTGGAGAAAGTTTTTAATAATGTGCTAAAATTACTCCTTCCCGGCGGGCGATTTGTTTTTGCCACTTTCGGGCCCGGGACCTTGGCCGAACTCAAAGCCTGTGGCTTCCGCATTAATGATTTTCCGGCTCCGGTGAAGTTAGCAGAGAGCCTAAAGTCTTTTTCCCAGGTGGAGGTGAAGACCGACCTCGTCAGACAGACTTTTCCCGGAGTTAAGGAGCTGGTCGGTCATTTGCGGTCGATCGGGGCGAACAGTCCGATCAATAGCGAGAAACCGGGGAAGATCACCGGCTTAAAAAAACGGCCGTTTACTGCGAGTTACGAAGTTATAATAGGAACGGCAATTAAATGA
- a CDS encoding alpha/beta fold hydrolase, translating into MEIVYLHGFAVGPGIWQELPAGSAPELCFEDLAVEARRVAEMLPPQSCLVGWSMGGMLAVKAALLAPDKVARLVLISTTPKFLAAADYPAGLSPALLARLTKKIKREGLGAFYELVFKEKKPVAPLDLPPDSAAHELAALAAVDLREEISELRLPTLVVHGDQDEICLPAAAEFTAKNIPESRLAWLKGVGHVPQLEAKTELAGLIADFAHG; encoded by the coding sequence ATGGAAATCGTTTACTTGCACGGCTTTGCCGTTGGTCCGGGGATCTGGCAAGAGCTGCCGGCCGGGTCGGCGCCGGAACTTTGTTTTGAAGATCTGGCGGTCGAAGCCCGCCGGGTGGCGGAAATGCTGCCGCCGCAGAGTTGCCTGGTCGGTTGGTCGATGGGGGGGATGCTGGCGGTCAAGGCAGCGCTGTTGGCACCGGACAAAGTCGCCCGCCTGGTCCTCATCTCCACGACCCCGAAATTCCTGGCCGCCGCAGATTATCCTGCGGGACTATCGCCCGCTTTGCTAGCCCGCTTAACGAAGAAGATCAAGCGGGAAGGTTTGGGGGCGTTTTACGAACTGGTCTTTAAAGAGAAAAAACCGGTCGCGCCGCTTGACCTGCCGCCCGATTCCGCTGCGCACGAATTAGCAGCCTTGGCGGCGGTCGATCTGCGCGAAGAGATCAGCGAACTTCGTCTGCCGACCCTGGTCGTTCACGGCGATCAAGATGAGATTTGTTTGCCGGCGGCGGCGGAATTTACCGCCAAGAATATTCCGGAGAGCCGTTTGGCCTGGCTCAAAGGGGTGGGGCATGTTCCCCAGCTTGAAGCGAAAACCGAACTGGCCGGTTTGATCGCGGATTTTGCCCATGGGTAA
- a CDS encoding BamA/TamA family outer membrane protein: MNYQGRAAAFLLACLLLFTQPAAAEKPFTYNVLPYAFYDSSLGTMGGLFGASRNLFQRDELINVYFNLVNSGAKEVNLASAWPSKELRYDHEKTPFAVDTELSVGTAVDDRFYGLGMGTSDKQYSNYNNNYTNLRLYLIKPVTKQLRIGLMLHSSNNQLFMINNQLNPITTEIEDQLRNYQVVSFFLKGEEFDSPLNPANSWGMMNSIDFGSANFVRWKTELTRTVSLLADHVLASRLAVVQISGEKIPLYEYATLGGRNNLRGYPWYRFRGKGSTLANLEYRFPLIWGLGGVLLLDSGRVYNEAGNFDLGWATNYGLGLRLYLPTMTLRADYSVSNEGGFVTFYYNHAF; the protein is encoded by the coding sequence ATGAATTATCAAGGAAGGGCCGCCGCGTTCTTGCTCGCTTGCCTCCTCCTTTTTACCCAACCGGCGGCGGCAGAAAAACCTTTTACTTACAATGTCCTCCCTTACGCTTTCTATGATTCCTCGCTCGGCACGATGGGCGGCCTGTTCGGCGCCAGCCGGAACCTCTTTCAGCGCGACGAACTGATCAACGTCTATTTCAACCTGGTCAACAGCGGAGCCAAGGAAGTCAATCTGGCCAGCGCCTGGCCGAGCAAAGAACTCCGCTACGACCATGAAAAGACCCCTTTCGCCGTCGACACCGAGCTTTCGGTCGGGACCGCCGTCGACGACCGTTTCTATGGCCTTGGAATGGGAACGTCCGACAAGCAATACTCAAATTACAATAATAATTACACTAACCTCCGGCTTTATCTGATCAAGCCGGTGACCAAACAACTCCGGATCGGTTTGATGCTTCACTCCTCTAACAACCAGCTTTTTATGATCAACAACCAGCTCAATCCGATCACGACCGAGATCGAAGACCAGCTGCGCAATTATCAGGTCGTGAGTTTTTTCCTGAAGGGGGAAGAGTTCGATAGCCCTCTCAATCCGGCGAACAGCTGGGGAATGATGAACTCGATCGACTTTGGCTCCGCCAACTTCGTCCGCTGGAAAACCGAGCTGACCCGGACGGTCTCCCTCCTGGCCGATCATGTTCTGGCGAGCCGCTTGGCCGTCGTTCAAATAAGCGGCGAGAAGATCCCCCTGTACGAATACGCGACCCTGGGCGGGCGAAACAACCTGCGGGGCTATCCCTGGTACCGCTTCCGCGGCAAGGGATCAACGCTGGCTAACCTGGAATATCGCTTTCCCCTGATCTGGGGATTGGGAGGAGTCCTCTTGCTCGATAGCGGACGCGTCTATAATGAAGCGGGGAATTTCGATCTGGGCTGGGCGACCAATTACGGGCTTGGCCTCCGGCTCTATCTGCCGACCATGACCTTGCGGGCCGACTACAGCGTTTCTAACGAAGGTGGCTTCGTCACCTTCTATTACAATCACGCCTTTTAG